The window CGTAGCTGGTACCCAGCCAAATGGATGACTGACACTGATGCAtttgagaatttattttctgatctCTACTAGCGTGAGGACCAGCAAACAGGTCAGTGCAGGTTCTGGGCTGCAGCTTGGAGCGTAAAAGGGCTGGTAACATTTTCTGAAGACTATCACACACGCACAGAGGCACACACAAATAGAGCAAAGCCAAGATGTTTATGACAACTTTGGAAACTGCGTTTACCAGTTATGTGTTGAACTAAGCTAAACTGTATTTAATCTGCATCACAAATCTGGTTTTGTAACAttcatgaatattcattttCCACAAATGTCTTTTCATTAATTACTCTCCACTGTTGTTTTCGGCCATGGACATTTTCATGGTTCTCAGCTGATGGAATAAAAAACAACACACGTTTCATTTTGAATTGAATGGGACTACTTAAATGCTTCAAGCTATTCCTGCTGATTTGGGAGCCAATATCTCTTCTGCAGTATTCACCTGCAGCCAAAGGTTTCTAACAAGATAGTGATAGTAACAGGAACTTACTCTCACTTCCCCTTCATCCCAGAAGAACTGTAATTACCTCACATACAGCTTTCTGATTAGGAACTGTTGTTAATACCAATCAAAAACGTCAGTTAGGCAGAGGAGATTATTTGAGGAAGGCAAAGAAGTCTGTAAGACAAACTTATGCGTTAACAGCATTTATAACTACCTTTTTGTCTGACCTTCCTTCAGTACATCTGTGTCAGATGGTTTGGGTAGAAATGCATATTCAGTGTTGCTTTCCCCATTGTCCTTCTCACTGTCCCAGAACCTGTAAGAATTGCTTCCCAAGTCCTCCCTGATTTGCCTCCTCATAATTTTCCAGTCTTTCCACTCACTCCTGGGTTTTTTACCCAAAAGACATCTCCTCTTTTATATGATTGTGCAGTTGAGCAGCAGCACACCTCGTACCACACAGGCTGTTAGACTCTTTAGGTTTTAcaggaaggagagcagagaaGTCTTTCTAACAGAGAAGGATGTGACTGAGAAACCTGGGTTATAAAGTTGTGTATAATGCCTTCTTTAAGGGAGAGCACAATGTGGACTAAAGCATTATCTCCTCTGTGTTATATAGGTTTGTCCTTGATAGGTTGTGTGATAAAAGgttgcatgtgtgtgtctaGGGGTGAGGCAGCTGGGTAGAGTGAGAGGATCCCTGACCAGCTACTGGATGTCCAAAGCCAGGTTCCAGGGATTCATAGGGTTAGTGAGTGATTGAGTTTGTGGTCTGCAGCAAGTGGAGTTGGGTTGCACCCTCGGGGACTGTACACCCAAGTGCCAGCAACTGGGGAGACTGGTGGGATCCGGGAGCCAGCTACTGGATACATCACTATAATCATAACATAAAAATGGTGCTATAATCTAAACAAAAAAGGATTTACAAatgcaggaaattaaaaatgaaatttataaTCCAAACCATAAAATACACAGACATAGGAAAGGCACTATATCACTTTCTCTATATTTTGGGGGAAGTTTTTTATTTGATTACCTCTTTTGGGTAGGCTACAGCAATTGTTCCCAGTGTAGCAAATATGTTCCTGAGGCCCAGAGGTGTGCCAGCTTTACCATAGAGACTAGCCCCCTCTCTGGCATCCAGACCACCACCTCTGTTGCTATGTAAGAGGTGCCCTCATACACTGGCAAGGAGACTTACTAAAATAACTGTTGAGCTCTTTAGACCTACGGCTTCCCACAGCTTTAGCTtgtttgaagtatttttgaCCAGTGGCACCAGGTGAGGTATTGCCTGCTTTTGAAGTACATCGTGCCTGGTTTAAAAACAAGagtagcaaaaagaaaatggagtaTAAGTAagattttctttgatttcttctaGTACCGTTTCCAAGAATTCCTTGAAGAGCTCCCTGCTGCATCTAGAATGTCATTTTACATGGACTTTGCTGAAGCAGGATGTGGATCTCGATGACCTACAGGAAACAATAGGCGATCAGATTGAGTTTTTCATAAAATCCAACATCACAAATTATAATCTACTGTCTTATGTATGTCACCTAAAGAATTCAAATGAGGAAGCCCTGAGAAATCTCcaaaaagctgaagaagaaattaaaaaaaatcatccagaTGAAATTGCCAGGAGAAGTCTTGTTACCTGGGGGAACTATGCCTGGATCTATTACCACTTGGAGAGATACAAAGAAGTTCAAACTTATTTAAGCAAAGTGGAAAAGAGCTGCAAAACACTTTCAAGTTCTGCTCAGTGGAAGATTCAGCTTCCAGAGATCTATGCTGAGCAAGGATGGGCATTATTAAAGTTTGGGGGAAAATACTACAAGAGAGCAAagaattgctttgaaaatgctCTGAAGAATGAACCCAATAACCCGGAATTTAATGCTGGCTATGCAATAGCAATGTATCGTTTGGAAGATTTTTCTTACAGACAGTGCGAAGATGTAATCCCATCCCTCATGTCCCTGAAGCGTGCAGTGGAACTGAACCCAAAGGATACTTACATTATGGCATTACTTGCATTAAAACTTCAGGACTTAAAGCAAGTTGATGAAGGGGAGAGGTACATTGaagaagcaatgaagaaaacCCCTGATCTTCCTTATTTCCTGCGATATGCTGCTAAATTTTACAGAAGGAAAGGACAAGTGGACAAGGCACTGAAGATTTTGAAAAAGGCCCTAGCAGTGACACCAAAATCTGCCTTTTTGCATCACCAACTAGGAGTCTGCTACAGAGCAAAGCTGTTGCAATTGAAAGAGAGTACAAGATGTCCATCTCAAGAGCAAGTGGAGGAACTCATCcaactttccatttttcattttaaaacagccaCTGATCAAAAGACAAGTTTTTTTCTTGCCCATACTGACCTAGCAAAGATGTATGCAGAAGGAAAGAGgtatgaagaagcagaagagacatttcagaaagcatttcagGTAAGTGATGCATTCTATGATAGACAAGATCTCTACTACTATTATGGCAATTTTAAGCTTTTTCATATGAAATCAGAATCTGAAGCCATTAGGTATTTCACAGAAGggttgaaaactgaaaaaaattcttatggAAGAAATAAGTGCAGAAGTGCTCTGAAGAAATTGTTGGAACAGAGAATTCAAAGAGGTTTAGGAGATGCAACAGATTTTGGTACACTTGGATTTATTCATAATCTAGACGGTGAGAAACATGAAGCAATTGACTGCTATGAGAAAGCCGTTGCATTGTATCCCGACAATGAAGAATATCTGAGTGCATTATGTGAGCTACGACTTTCCATCTCAAGCTAAAGCTCCCAAAAATCCTTCACAccaaaaaataccccaaacccAAGGACATTCAACAGACTctcaaaaaaaagttttttttgttgttaaggTTGAAATTATAACCAGATGAAACATCTGGTGGCATCACTTTCTGGTGATAATGTAGAAACTGAAGATGATGattgttcatttgtttgttcATTCACCAACAGAGAGCATGCTTGGAAAGACTAAATAATAGCTAAGCTATCTCAGTCTTCAATGCTAATGCTGGTGCAAAGGTTGTGTTTAAGCTATCATCTATAGAACACAGAACTTCTAAGCTAGAAATCAGATCTTACCTTCTACTGAGAAAAAGATAAGGGAATCATATTGTAGTATTTCGTCTATCTACTTGAAAGGTGTGCTTATACAACAAATGGAATTTCTCAtgcttttccaaatattttaaaaaagtctttttttagtGTTATTTAGAAGAAACTTTTGATGCAGACTTGTTCAGTTTACTACTTTGTATGTTGTTTAACTATGAAAAATAACCACTGTTTGGCTAGTTCACTGGAAAGCTTAcaaaacttgtatttttgttGTGAACTACTAAAGAGCATTGCATCCATCAACTGTTGCTTCTGGTATCTCTCTGCTGACCAATCCTCATGTTAGTAGataaaagaaagggaaatggcCATTCGAAAAAGTAACAGGGATAAAGTTCTGGCAGGATATGAAAGGGTCAGGAGATAGCCCCATTTAATTTTCCCGAACTCGCAGCAAAGCTGGCTTCAGAGGTGTTGCACCAAAGAATTAAACTGTGCCCAAAACAACATCTGTATAGTTTACCCAAAACCACACTCTCAGGAACCGCTACAGCAAACAtctggagaggaaggaaaggcagtCTTTGAGATGCCAAAAAGATGCCTATCTGCGGCCATGCTTGTGAAACAAGACAGGGATagaaaacacacacaagaaATGTACTGAACTGGACATGGAGGGCAGAGCACAGCTAGAGCAAAGAGTTGCATGAGCCCCGGACAACAGGGCAGCAGAACGCAAGGGGCGTGTGGGAAAAGGAGTGGGTGCCCACAGAGTCTATGGGAGTGGAAGAACGGGCTGAAAGGACAGAGAAAACGGGTGGAGGAGGTGATTGTCTTCAGATATCCAACTAAAAGTCAGTATTCTTTACAACAGGCCAGCCTAATTCCACAGTATTATACCTTGGTATAATAGATCATGGTGCTCAGGAAAAACTAATGCTGTACTTCCAAAACACTTCTGAGCCCTAGCTAGTAGCATAGAATGAAGCAAACTGATGACAGAGCCCGTCAGGAAGGATGTGCACTTTTGTTTCCAGCCATCCTGGAGCATTCCTGTCCCTGCAACAGCAGTCCCACGTACAGACAGAATGACAGGCCTGAAGGAGTGTAAAATATGATGCCAGATCATGAAAAATCAAGAAacctctcctttttctgctgtcCCTCAAAGAATCTTTTATAATACAAGCAAAAGTGATCAGGAGCTTAACAGTGTACATAATACAACCGTACCTTCTTCCTAAGAAAGGGCTGGGGCAAAATCCATCCATGTTTTCTAGGCACCTGCCAGCTTCTCTCTTACAAACAAAGGTGGCCCTACCTAGGGAAAgaggagggatggaggtgaACAGAAAGGACTGGCAGCAGGACTGACACCCCACTCCTGAAAGCTGGTAGGAGCAACAGCAGGGTTAAAGTCAGGAACTGGTGACCACCTCTGGTGTTGTGCTCAGCTATGTGGGCAAAAGGGTACATTAGGCAACCTCACTGCCTTTCTCAATCTTGAGGCTTCTAACTTCAGCATCATTGCCATCCAAACCCTCCTGAGGGCAtggagggcagcagggaagaATTCAAGGAAGAAAGAGGTGGTGCAGGTTCCCAAAGCCATGGTGGCACATCCGTGCTCCCCTCCACACCCTGCCACCAGggcctctcctgcctctctcctgGAAAATGAACCTTGCAGAAATAAGGAGAAGCAATAAAgtattttgagaattttttgaaaaattatgaagAGTCAGAGCGGCTCGATCTTCCCCACAACGAAGAAATTGACTGTGAGGCACAGGGATGCAAGAAATCTGTTTACTGTGCCTTACCTTCTTCGGGTTTTGGAGAATGGCGCTGGACCGCAGTACTACCCGGGGATGCTCTGTGCAGACACTGCCTTCTCGTTCTTGCCTCGTGTCTTGTAAACGAGGAGAAATGTTATTCCCACAGGGTGGTGCTGCCGCATTGCCTGGCGTAGCGACACAGGGAAGAGGCTGAGCTTGAGCTTGGGGAAGTGGACTAAAGGAAACACACCTTTTGCAGGgtgtaatataaaatacattaatataaaatacattcaccatgcaatataaaatacattcacCATATAGTAGCACAGACAACCTTTGTTTTTCAGGAGATAAATTATCATCAtgcaatataaaatacattcacCATATAGTAGCACAGACAACCTTTGTTTTTCAGGAGATAAATTATCATCCAAGCTGGCAGAAATGTTTCAGGCtcaaatttttgtctttttttctgaaaacagggTTATTTTTCAACAGAAGGTACTTGACTTTTCCAATGCTGTTTTCACACAATTTTTCAAGGTACTATTTATTAAATGTTCCAAAGCTGATCTAATAAAAATTATCACTAGAACATAAGCAATTTCAAAAGAACGATGATTTCCCCATTTCAAACCTCATGGAATGGaaacagatgggataacttcaGCAGTTGTAAGCAgttgcacacatgcacacacttaCACACACTTACACCGAGTTCCTGTTCACTGCACGGAACAGAGTATTATCCCAGGCAGGATTCATCTGAGGTAGGATCCATCTGTTTCTGCCTTGGACAGATGTTACCTCAGCCAAGTCAGACCATGCTGTCCCGGGAATCCAGAGGGGCTCAGCGGTGCAGTGCTCCGTTCAAACTTGTATCCATCAGTGCTCAACAGGGCTGATGGGAACATGCAGTGTTAGCTGGGGAAATTGTTCACAGCTAGCCCAGTTATCTCTGCCTACCGCTGCACCGTGCACTGTGCCATGCCAGGAAATACCCTCTGTGGAGAACAGCCTGAATATTATAATCTCTGAAAAAAAGCATTGCAGatacaataaatcatttttaaaaaaatggtataATCCAGAGACTTCTATAATGCGCCGCCCAAAACATTTCACATGGCAGGATGAAGATGAGCTGTTCAGTTTGGGTTGTGTGGACCAGGGGGTAGAAGTTTGGCGTGAGGCTTTGCAAACCTGATTTGTAGTCCCATTTCTTCACTCGCAGGTCATTTCTTGTTatgcttccttccttctgtttccgAGCTGGGGAGATTCATGACAGGGCTGATGTTTCACAGTGTTTTACACGCACAGAAAGCATCATTCTGGTATATAAGCTTTTGTCTATTGGCTTGATTCAGAGCAGAAACAGTGTTAGAAAACCCTGAAATAATTCTATCATTTTCTACAAAAGGGCTGTGTATAAAATCCATTGAATGTTTTCTGCTGAATTAGGTATTTATAATTAAGGCAGTATTTCTTGGTTTAAGttaaacacaaaacagaaaaggctatgaaaaaataccttgaaataaaaaaagtttaaaatgctAATAATGTATTACATAGTATCGTTTAGTAGGATAAAAATGCATACAGTATTATTTCAACAGGCTTTTATAATATGCAGTTCTGGCATGAACAACTCCTGACATGTCATGATGtagtaaaaaaagtaattaaatttttGTAAAGTAAATGACGGCGGTAACTTACAACTTGTTGAAATAGCTTATCTTCTTTGTAGACCACATATTCCCTACTTTTTGATATAAACTTTTGCATTACGATCTAAAACAATATCTTCATCACTACTAATTAagacacctttttttccccctcccaaatGTGCATATTTTTCCTAACTCATTAAGAAATACTCATGgaaaatttttgtctttttttatgaaCATAtgttaaaatcaaaattagGGCCCAGGACTCAATTGCcacacagaactgaaaaaaggTTATGTGATTAGTATTAAGCAGTTTTTCCACTCACATCTCTTAATCTGTGGTCTGTGCATGTAAGTCAAGCTACTGGCTCTGACCACACTTCTGAAGCAGGGCAGACAGAAACGCTTTGTTTGAGCACAGACAACTGAAGTCAAACAATTTTAATATGTTGTATTTGAAATATGCATGAATAATAGAACTACTTGATACACATActattcatatatatatttaaaaaaaatacattatacCACTATGGCTGTACTCTTGATCTAAATCAAATTTGTGAACATCAGTCtattttgctttcccttctgaGGCACAGACTGAAATAGGACACCATGAGCAACCACTGAATACACTGCAGATGATTAACAAAACTACTAGTTCAGCAttgataaaaattatttggactCTGATCAATTTGCTAAGGAACAGAATGCAGCTTTATACAGCATCAAAACACAGAAGTGATTTGCATTGCAGAATGTGAAGTTCCTCCATCGCTGACAACAGTTTCACTCTGGAAATGTAGGAACATCCCATTAAGTTATCACATCAGTAATTTACCCCATGAGCTACATTGAGTCTATAGCTCCCGTGAACCAGCCAGCTGTAGTATATGCCTCTCACAAGTAGCAGGAAACCATCAGCAAATCACAGCTGTTGTGTTCTGGCCATCCAGGACAAGTGACCTAATCAGCTCTTCAGTTGGCACAAACAAGTAATTTGCACCTGAAGATACAGATCCTGGGTTGAAGAGAGACAGACTTGCCACTGGAATATGCAGAAACAACTTTGTCTGCCAACATCCTCTTTACTAATAGCCTAATTAGCAGGCAGTTTTTCAGTCATCTGCTTGCAGGGACTCTAAATTTCTTCAACAGCTGCTGATTCTACAGGAGGAAGATGCTCTCTATTTGGAAAAACACAAGTCTCCTCTGGTCCCCTGGGTTGCCTTTGGGCTTCTTCCAACTAATGCAGCTAAAGCAGGTTTGTCTATCAGCGTGCCTAGTCCCCTGGCACAAATTTACTCCTCTTCAGATAGCAGAGGAGCCACAGCACCTCTTCCACCCTCCCAGACAAGGATCAGCTGGAGGATCATACCTGGTATGTCAATGTTTAGAAAGTCAAGCTTTAAAGATAtccagggaaaaaagcagcaaccaCCTCAAAATTTTGCTGTAGGGGGCTTGGGAAAGTAGGTCTAAAAccatatttgaaattaaattgcAACTTATGTATAAAATGCAGGCACACTGTAAAAATTAAAGCTGCTCCAGAGATACTTTCAGCATAAATCACAGTTTCGTGTcagattttctaaaaaaatgGCTTTGGCATTTGAAACAGTTATTTGCAAAGAGTTTAATACAGACTGATAAATGCGGAGGTTTTTTGGTGGCGTATGTGATTAGTCCATTGAAACATAGACCAGAACACCAAAAAACTTATCTCATTAgtagtatttctgaaataatttaaactttATTGTTCAGTTTTGGTGACTGATTATAGTTTTCTTTTGATTACAGCCAATGATAATCTTTGAGATTACCTGTGGAGTCAATGTATTGCATTTCAAACAAATTGTGAACACTTGTATCTAcaaactgtctttattttcagtctaGCTTTCTTCTATTACTGCATTAACTTGGTATTACTGTTGCTGTATGTAGATTTTAGCCAATTAAAACACGACAGAAAAATCTAATTGAGAGATG is drawn from Gavia stellata isolate bGavSte3 chromosome 9, bGavSte3.hap2, whole genome shotgun sequence and contains these coding sequences:
- the LOC104250473 gene encoding interferon-induced protein with tetratricopeptide repeats 5, with protein sequence MSTVSKNSLKSSLLHLECHFTWTLLKQDVDLDDLQETIGDQIEFFIKSNITNYNLLSYVCHLKNSNEEALRNLQKAEEEIKKNHPDEIARRSLVTWGNYAWIYYHLERYKEVQTYLSKVEKSCKTLSSSAQWKIQLPEIYAEQGWALLKFGGKYYKRAKNCFENALKNEPNNPEFNAGYAIAMYRLEDFSYRQCEDVIPSLMSLKRAVELNPKDTYIMALLALKLQDLKQVDEGERYIEEAMKKTPDLPYFLRYAAKFYRRKGQVDKALKILKKALAVTPKSAFLHHQLGVCYRAKLLQLKESTRCPSQEQVEELIQLSIFHFKTATDQKTSFFLAHTDLAKMYAEGKRYEEAEETFQKAFQVSDAFYDRQDLYYYYGNFKLFHMKSESEAIRYFTEGLKTEKNSYGRNKCRSALKKLLEQRIQRGLGDATDFGTLGFIHNLDGEKHEAIDCYEKAVALYPDNEEYLSALCELRLSISS